The genomic window TCTCAGCACCTTTTATATTGAATAATCCACCCACTAAGCCCTGCTCTACTTTTTTTCCAATATCTGAGCTTTTAGCCAGACCTGTAGTAAAATCACCTGAACTTGGTAAGTTCAACTGACCGATTTTTTCATCCAGTGTCATTTTCGACAAAAGATTATCTACAAAGGTTTTCTTTTTAGCCTGATATTGAGCCGTCTGATAAGACTGAACAGGCTTCGTTACCATTTCCTGCGCTGAAAGCACAGGTGCCAATGCTAAAGTGGCGATTACAATTAAATTTTTACTCATAACTTCTTCATTTTTTTATTGTATCCGTGAATCTTTGATTTCATCAATCTATATTCTTTAATTATAGTTCTATTTTTTGTTCATAATTTACTTTAAACGCAAAACTCGCAAAGGTTTTTCTTTAAAACTGTCCTGAATATTTTTCTTTTGCAAAGGCGTTTTACTCAGCAAAGACTTACTGTTTAAATACTTACACTAAATTATTTCTCTTTTCTTTTTGATAACATCCATTCATACAAAGCAGGATTTGAATAGGTTGAATCCCACGAATTATGGTTATCATTCGGAAAGATTGTCAATTCTGCGGAAGGATTAACCGGATGAAGTTTCTGATAAAAATTGAATGCATTTTCAGGTAAAACCACATCATCCATCCCGCCATGAAAAATTTTCATGTTCAAATGCTTGTATCGATCTATATTTGCATACATTACTCTGTCTGTCGGTGCACAAACTGAAGCTACCGCAGCAAACATTTCAGGGTGCTCCATCGCCAGCTTCAATGTTCCCCAACCTCCCATCGAAAGTCCGGTAAGGTAAATTCTGGAAGCATCAATCTTATATTTTTTCTGAATTTCTTTAATTAAATTATAAACGGTAACCGTATCCCACCAGGTATTTTCCGGACATTGAGGCGCTAAAATCGCAACAGGCTCTTTTATCAGATGTTTATAGGTAAACGGACTGTGCGCTTTTACGAGCTCCAGATTATTTCCTCTTTCACCGGAACCATGAAGAAATACAATCAACGGAACATTCCCTTTTGTTTTTTGAGGATAATCGAGAATGTAAGAGATCTTTTCCTGCCTTTTAATTTCTTTGTTCAGCTCCGCTTTAATTTCCTGGGCATTTACAGTCAATGACAGCGGCAAAAGCAAAAGCGGTAAATGGTTTAGTTTTAATTTCATTTTACTATTTCAGATTTTTGCTTGGTTTTAACTAGCCCCGATTGTAGCGGCATCCTTTTTTGTTGCGGCCGGAGCGTAGCGGAGGCCGTAATAAAAAAGATATAGCGGAAAGCGGGATTAAGCTCCTAAAAAATATTACCGAATGTTATATTTTTCAGATTTGAAGCTTAGTTTCTTTAATCCCTGCTGGATTTCAGGAGCATTCATGAACAGTTTCCATAAAAATCCTGTTCTGTAGTTTTCAATCATCGGAGCAATCGTTCCCTGATCAATCGCTAAATATCTTGGCATTGTCCAATTGTCATAATTGATTGAGGTTGCATCATAAGGACCTGCCGAACCAATGAATTCCGGTTTCTGAGTGTAAATAAACCTCAGGAAATTCATAGATTCTTTCGGTGAATAAGGAAAACTACTCAATGCCGCCGTTGGAGTGATTACCCCGCGATCGTTTTGTGGAAAATGGGCATCGTAGCCAACACCACCGTCTTTATTTCTCGAGTAACTTGCCGTAAGTCCCCAATAATTAGGTCCGTAACCTTTCCATCCTTTTGGGTTTTCGACACAGTATTTATAGTCGATAAGTACCTGATTTTTATTTAAATCAAAATAATTTTTAATCAATTTATCGGATAAATTCGTCGGATCCAGGCCAATGTAAGAATATTGTGTCCAAAATAACGGTCCGCCATATTCTTCAGCTCCGTTATGCTTTACATACATCGGAAGCCCATATTTTTCTTTGTCTGAAAGATAAGTCCCGTTTCTCGTCCAGCCTTTGTAATAGGTTTCCGCATCTATGGAATATGTTGGAGATGAAGCTGCCAAAATATAGGTAATCAAACACTCATTGTACCCTTGCAGCGGGAAATTCATTTCCCATTGATATTCCGGCGACCAGTGCCAGTAAAGAACTTTTTCGCCACCTTTTGTGTACCAGTTCCACTGAATTCCTTTCCAAAGTTCATCACATTTTTTGGCAAGCGCTTTTTCTTCTGCATTTCCGTTTTTGAAGTATTCACGAACCATTAAAATTCCTGATGTCAAAAACGCTGTTTCTACCAAATCTCCGCCATTATCTTTTTTTCCGAAAGGAACCGTTTTCCCTGTTTCTCCATTAATCCAGTGTGGCCAAGCTCCTTTATGGCGATCTGCTTTTGCCAGAAAATCCATCATGGTTGTCAGTCGCTTTACCGCCTCTTTTCTGGGAACAAAGCCTCGCTCAACTCCGACCAATATGGTTGCCAAGCCAAATCCTGATCCACCCGTTGTAACAACGTGTTTATCATTATCCGGATAAATATTGTCTTCGTGATAACGTTCTCTTCCCAACATTGAATTGGGTTCTGCATAATCCCAAAAATACTTTAAAGCATCTTTCTGAACCTTGTTCATCAATTGCTCATCGGTTATATTGGATTTTACTACTGATTTTTGAGTAGATTCTTGTTTTGAAACTTGAGAGTTTTTGCAGGAAACAGCAAATAGAGATGCTGCAATGATGGGTAATAGTATCCTTTTCATTGAATCATTTTTTATGGAATACAAAAGAAGAGGAGAACTTTCATTCTCCTCTAAAGTTTATTAATAGTTCTAGTAACCAGGGTTTTGAGTTAAGATTCCATTACTTTGCACAATTGAGTTCAATGGAATCGGGAATACTTCATTTTTCCCAGCTTTATATCCGTAAGAAGCTAAAACGGTTGTAGCTTGACCTGTTCTTACAAGATCCACAAATCGGTCACCTTCCAGAGCAAGTTCCACTCTTCTTTCATTCCAGATCGCAGTTCTTAAACCAGCTTGTCCAGATGCAGTTGTATTTGGAAGTTGTGCTCTTGTTCTCACTTTATTCAAATTTGTAGTTGCCACCCCTGTATTTCCTAATTCGTTTGCAGCTTCAGCATTAATAAGAAGAACTTCAGCAAATCTTAAGATTCTAATATTCTGAATAGAGCCATATCCACAAGAGTTATTATTAAGGGATTTTGGAACATACACTTTTTGATTCCACATATTACCTGCCTGAGGATCACCCTTTTTAATTAAATCACCTTCAATTGTAGTTTCTCCTTCTCTTAAAATGGTCAATTCTTTTCTGATATCTCCCGGTTCAAATGCGTTTTCCAAAGCTGTTGTCGGAGTAAAGAACCCCCATCCAAACTGGTTTCTTACCCCCTGTACTTCGGCATATTGGCTTCCACCAAACTGAGTAGAACACTGACAGTTAACTTCAAAAACCGATTCTGAACCAAACTCTCCAGCAGGCCTAAATAAATGATTAAAATCAGAATCTAAAGCATACCCCATTCCTATAACCTGGTTTGAAGTGTCGTAAGCTTTTTGCCAATCTTTCTTATATAGATAAACTTTTGATAGAAGACCTAGTGCCCCTCCTTTCGTCACTCTTCCTAGGTCAGCTGCTCCATAAGCCTGTGGTAAAACTGCAGCAGCACTTGTAAGATCAGAAATGATAAAATCATAAACCTCATTTACAGAGTTTCTTGGAATATTATAATTCGCTTGAAGACCATCATAAATTGGGACACCTCCATAAATTCTCACTAAATTAAAATAAAAATAAGCTCTTAGCATTTTCGCTTCTGCAATAAGTCTATTTTTAAGAGTAGCATCCATCTCGATAGCAGGAACATTAGTAATAACTTGATTACATCTGTTTACTGCTTGCCATTGACCTATCCAATATCCTTCTACTCCCCCGTCGCTTTGTGTATAAGTGAAATTATTATAGACATTAATAAATGATGCATCTCCAGGGTTAGAACCTTTTTCTACATCATCTGCTGGAACTCCGAAAAGATATTGATAAGGAAACGCTGAGTTTTCCCAACTTCTCAAGAAACTGTATATAGCACTCGTTGCCTGTATTGCATCGTCTTGGGTTTTGAAAAATTCAGTAGCATCTTTTTTCCAATATTCATCGACATTAAGATAATCATCTTTACATCCGACTATGAAAGATAATAATACGATTGATAAAAATATTTTTTTCATGACTTTTTAATTAAAATGTTAGGTTCATCCCAAATGTATAGATTGCAGATATTGGATAAATATTATTATCAACTCCCATTTGCACTCTATCTGAGTTCATAATCTCTGGTGAAAAACCGTGATATTTGAAACTTGTCCAAGGGTTTTGTGCGCTTACATATAATCTAAGCTTCTTCACAGCTAATTTTTGTGCAAAAGCTTTCGGCAAATTATATCCCACTTGAATATTTCTGATTCTGATATAACTACCATCTTCTACATAAAAACTATTTGGTAAGATAATAGCCTGATTATTGGTAGTCATTGCATAAGAATTAGAAGTACCTGCGCCATGCCATCTATTATTATAGAAATCTAAATCCCAGCTCTCGTTACCATAACGCTGTTCTCTGTTATAGTTGTAAATTTTGTTTCCGAAAACACCTTGGAAATCAATTCCGAAATCGAAATCATAAACATTCATATTAAATCCAAAGCCATAAGTCCCTTTTGGCATAGGACTTCCTAAAAATGTTTTATCTCTAGCATCTATAACACCATCACCATTCATATCCTTAAATTTAAAGCCACCAACTGTAGCTCCATTCTGAGTAGCCCATCCATTTACTTCTGCTTGATTTTGAAAAACACCATCTACCTGATAACCATAATAAGAACCTACTGCCTGACCTGCTTCTAATCTTATAATATTATTTCCGAATAAGCTAGCCCCAGTTTCTAAGAATGAACCACCATATACTGATGTAATTTCATTCTTAAGCGAAGTAAAGTTTCCGTACAAACCAATTTTTACATTTTCATTTATTTTTTTGTCATAATTTACGGAAACCTCAAATCCTTTGTTATTAAATGAATATGCATTCGTGATATAGTTTTTCCAATTGCTAGCTCCTGAAACAGTACCTTGGGTAATTCCCCAAACTACATCTTTCGTCTCTTTATCAAAATAAGTAGCATCGATTTTTAAGGTATTATTTAGCAAAGCCATTTCTACCCCAAAATCTTTACCTGTAGTAATTTCCCAACCAATATTAGGATCTATAATCATATCTATTGTTTGTGCCGGGCTACCAGTAGTTCCAAAATAAGCACCACTAGTGATATTCGAAGTATAAAGATTTACAGCTCTTGGAACATCCGGATTACCTAACCTTCCCCAGCTACCTCTTAATTTCAGAAGATTAAACACATTCTGACCACTCATAAAATCTTCTCTGGAAATTACCCAACCTGCACTTACTGCAGGAAATGTCCCATATCTTTTATCTGAAGCATACTGTGAGTTACCGTCTCTACGAATTGATGCATTTACTAAATACTTTCCTTCGTAATCATAATTGATTCTTCCAAAAAAAGATTCCGTTCTTGTATGAAATGGTATTACATTTCTAGCCCCTTCCTCATAATTTGTTAAAAGTATATTCGTTCCATTAGAAATACTCAACGATTCATTAGTACCATCATATACAAGCTTGAATGCCTCTGCATAAGCCTGTGTATTATAATTTCTTGATCTTGAGAAACCAGCTAATAATTCTAGATTATGATTTCCAAGACTTTTTTTCCAACTAAGTGTATTATCCCAAACATAATTTCTTTCCGTATAGTCTCTGGTAACTAATTTTGAATCAGAAGGATTAGGTATGTAAGTTATAGCAGGTGTAAATTCATACTTACTTGTATTAATATTATCATTGGTATAGCTTATTCTGAAGGTAAAATCATTTAAAAACTTTGCCTCTCCCCATACATTATTAAGAAGCCTCTCTTGTCTAGTTTGTGATCTGTAAAGATCTAATTGTGCTCTAGGGTTATTTACCGTAACTAAAGTAAAATATTGATAAGTACCCGTCGCAGGATTGATCGGTGCATAAACAGGAGGTGCGTTATATGCATTTAATAAAGGATTTTGCGCGGCATCCGTGTGCATTTTGGAAAAGGAAAAATTATCTCCTATCGTAATATTATTTGTGATTTTATAGCTAAGGTTGACTTTGGTATTCAATCTATTAAAACCACTTCCGGAATTGACGCCTTTTCCTGCAGCAAGATTACCCTCATCTTGTAAATAACCAATACTGCCATAATAATTTAGCTTACCAACACTTCCAGAGGCAGAAAAATCATTAGAATTAACAATACTTGTACGTAAAATTTCATCTAACCAATTTGTATTTGCTGGATATTGAGATGCTGATATAGAACCCGTAGAAGATCCTGTATCATTGACTAACTTCTCATTGTACAATTCAATATATTGATTTGCATTGACCATTTTAGGTATATTAGTCACTTTTTTAATCCCTAAATAAGAATTAACATTAAAAATAGGTTTTCCTTTACCCGTCTTCGTCTTTATAATAACAGCTCCATTGGAAGCTCTTGCACCAAAAATTGCCAAACTTGATGGGTCTTTCAGAACACTCATCGATTCTATATCCTGTGGATTAAGATAGGAAATATCATCAGTAATCATCCCATCTACAATAAATACAGTCTTACCTGAAAGAGAACCAACTCCACGAATATCTACTCTGGGTGAACCACCGGGTGTACCTGCATTAATAACCTGAACACCTGCCAATTTACCTTGAACAGAACTCATCGGGTTTGAATTCGGCTTATCTGCAAGATCTTTTGCTGAAACGATACCAATACTACCAGTAACATTTTCTTTTTTCTGTGTACCATATCCAATCAGTACTACTTCCTCAATTTTCTGTTCCTTAGTTACAGAATCTTTATTAGGAGTAACCTGCGCATTGACGTTCATACCGAAGTACAGAACCGCAATGAGACATGAATACTTTAAATCACGTTGTTTCATATAGTTTAATTTTATTCGTACAATCAAATCAGGATAAAAACGCATGGTTTTTATGGTCTTTTAACCGAAATTACTTATTCTCAAAAAAAGACATTAATCAAAAGTAAAAAAATATCTTAAACAATGTTAAAGTTACTTAAAAAATAATATTAAACACCATAAACTATGTTAAAATATAAAGAAAACAAATATTTATTGAATTTTTCATTAAAAACAAACAA from Chryseobacterium camelliae includes these protein-coding regions:
- a CDS encoding prolyl oligopeptidase family serine peptidase translates to MKLKLNHLPLLLLPLSLTVNAQEIKAELNKEIKRQEKISYILDYPQKTKGNVPLIVFLHGSGERGNNLELVKAHSPFTYKHLIKEPVAILAPQCPENTWWDTVTVYNLIKEIQKKYKIDASRIYLTGLSMGGWGTLKLAMEHPEMFAAVASVCAPTDRVMYANIDRYKHLNMKIFHGGMDDVVLPENAFNFYQKLHPVNPSAELTIFPNDNHNSWDSTYSNPALYEWMLSKRKEK
- a CDS encoding glucoamylase family protein; its protein translation is MKRILLPIIAASLFAVSCKNSQVSKQESTQKSVVKSNITDEQLMNKVQKDALKYFWDYAEPNSMLGRERYHEDNIYPDNDKHVVTTGGSGFGLATILVGVERGFVPRKEAVKRLTTMMDFLAKADRHKGAWPHWINGETGKTVPFGKKDNGGDLVETAFLTSGILMVREYFKNGNAEEKALAKKCDELWKGIQWNWYTKGGEKVLYWHWSPEYQWEMNFPLQGYNECLITYILAASSPTYSIDAETYYKGWTRNGTYLSDKEKYGLPMYVKHNGAEEYGGPLFWTQYSYIGLDPTNLSDKLIKNYFDLNKNQVLIDYKYCVENPKGWKGYGPNYWGLTASYSRNKDGGVGYDAHFPQNDRGVITPTAALSSFPYSPKESMNFLRFIYTQKPEFIGSAGPYDATSINYDNWTMPRYLAIDQGTIAPMIENYRTGFLWKLFMNAPEIQQGLKKLSFKSEKYNIR
- a CDS encoding RagB/SusD family nutrient uptake outer membrane protein gives rise to the protein MKKIFLSIVLLSFIVGCKDDYLNVDEYWKKDATEFFKTQDDAIQATSAIYSFLRSWENSAFPYQYLFGVPADDVEKGSNPGDASFINVYNNFTYTQSDGGVEGYWIGQWQAVNRCNQVITNVPAIEMDATLKNRLIAEAKMLRAYFYFNLVRIYGGVPIYDGLQANYNIPRNSVNEVYDFIISDLTSAAAVLPQAYGAADLGRVTKGGALGLLSKVYLYKKDWQKAYDTSNQVIGMGYALDSDFNHLFRPAGEFGSESVFEVNCQCSTQFGGSQYAEVQGVRNQFGWGFFTPTTALENAFEPGDIRKELTILREGETTIEGDLIKKGDPQAGNMWNQKVYVPKSLNNNSCGYGSIQNIRILRFAEVLLINAEAANELGNTGVATTNLNKVRTRAQLPNTTASGQAGLRTAIWNERRVELALEGDRFVDLVRTGQATTVLASYGYKAGKNEVFPIPLNSIVQSNGILTQNPGY
- a CDS encoding SusC/RagA family TonB-linked outer membrane protein, which translates into the protein MKQRDLKYSCLIAVLYFGMNVNAQVTPNKDSVTKEQKIEEVVLIGYGTQKKENVTGSIGIVSAKDLADKPNSNPMSSVQGKLAGVQVINAGTPGGSPRVDIRGVGSLSGKTVFIVDGMITDDISYLNPQDIESMSVLKDPSSLAIFGARASNGAVIIKTKTGKGKPIFNVNSYLGIKKVTNIPKMVNANQYIELYNEKLVNDTGSSTGSISASQYPANTNWLDEILRTSIVNSNDFSASGSVGKLNYYGSIGYLQDEGNLAAGKGVNSGSGFNRLNTKVNLSYKITNNITIGDNFSFSKMHTDAAQNPLLNAYNAPPVYAPINPATGTYQYFTLVTVNNPRAQLDLYRSQTRQERLLNNVWGEAKFLNDFTFRISYTNDNINTSKYEFTPAITYIPNPSDSKLVTRDYTERNYVWDNTLSWKKSLGNHNLELLAGFSRSRNYNTQAYAEAFKLVYDGTNESLSISNGTNILLTNYEEGARNVIPFHTRTESFFGRINYDYEGKYLVNASIRRDGNSQYASDKRYGTFPAVSAGWVISREDFMSGQNVFNLLKLRGSWGRLGNPDVPRAVNLYTSNITSGAYFGTTGSPAQTIDMIIDPNIGWEITTGKDFGVEMALLNNTLKIDATYFDKETKDVVWGITQGTVSGASNWKNYITNAYSFNNKGFEVSVNYDKKINENVKIGLYGNFTSLKNEITSVYGGSFLETGASLFGNNIIRLEAGQAVGSYYGYQVDGVFQNQAEVNGWATQNGATVGGFKFKDMNGDGVIDARDKTFLGSPMPKGTYGFGFNMNVYDFDFGIDFQGVFGNKIYNYNREQRYGNESWDLDFYNNRWHGAGTSNSYAMTTNNQAIILPNSFYVEDGSYIRIRNIQVGYNLPKAFAQKLAVKKLRLYVSAQNPWTSFKYHGFSPEIMNSDRVQMGVDNNIYPISAIYTFGMNLTF